Proteins encoded within one genomic window of Bradyrhizobium sp. CB1717:
- a CDS encoding MBL fold metallo-hydrolase: MKQLRIGDITIDAVIEREGPWRRPQDFFPAYDDGVFRRHLPTMEPEVFDVARGMMVITYQTFVVRTPRYTILVDTCTGEDKGHPPPFDFPGKERWRNELFALGVGFEQIDYVFCTHLHIDHTGWNTTLRDGRWVPTFPNAKYVFHKGEYAAWEAEHAKGNNPPGTVFRDNCLPIVEAGQALLVDDDYALDDTVTLTPTPGHSPCHCCVNISSKGQRAVVAGDLMHHQIQCREPDWSAMPDWDAKQSAVSRRKFFASVADTDTLILPIHFPAPTVGLIRPLDGAFDYRFRRE; encoded by the coding sequence GTGAAGCAGCTCAGGATCGGGGACATCACCATCGATGCGGTGATCGAGCGGGAGGGCCCCTGGCGGCGGCCGCAAGATTTTTTTCCGGCTTATGACGACGGCGTGTTCAGGCGTCATCTGCCGACGATGGAGCCGGAGGTGTTCGATGTCGCGCGCGGCATGATGGTCATCACCTACCAGACCTTCGTCGTGCGCACGCCGCGCTACACCATCCTGGTCGACACCTGCACAGGCGAAGACAAGGGTCATCCGCCGCCGTTCGATTTTCCCGGCAAGGAGCGCTGGCGCAACGAATTGTTCGCGCTCGGCGTCGGCTTCGAGCAGATCGATTATGTGTTCTGCACGCATCTGCACATCGACCACACCGGCTGGAACACGACCTTGCGCGACGGCCGCTGGGTGCCGACGTTCCCAAACGCAAAATACGTCTTTCACAAGGGGGAGTACGCTGCCTGGGAGGCCGAGCACGCCAAGGGCAACAATCCGCCCGGCACGGTCTTCCGTGATAATTGCCTGCCGATCGTCGAAGCCGGGCAGGCATTGCTGGTGGATGACGACTACGCGCTGGATGATACGGTCACACTGACGCCGACGCCGGGGCATTCGCCCTGCCATTGCTGCGTGAATATCTCTTCGAAGGGCCAGCGTGCGGTGGTCGCCGGCGATCTCATGCACCACCAGATCCAGTGCCGCGAGCCGGACTGGTCGGCAATGCCGGATTGGGATGCAAAACAATCAGCTGTGTCGCGGCGGAAGTTCTTTGCGTCCGTTGCGGATACGGACACGCTGATCCTGCCGATCCATTTTCCGGCGCCAACGGTGGGGCTGATCAGGCCGCTGGATGGGGCGTTCGATTATCGGTTCAGGCGGGAGTGA
- a CDS encoding cupin domain-containing protein, which produces MDAVTSPQTADRHSHLVQPQAMEWQKTRFPGCEAKTLLFDRGTGLMTALMRFAPGSVLPDHEHVGIEQSYVIEGALVDKEGPAQGITCKAGEFIWREAGSRHAAWCPDGALILAIFQVPNKFFEADGRVVDASGQDWDEAWGHTAAQRARSA; this is translated from the coding sequence ATGGACGCCGTGACGAGCCCGCAGACCGCCGACCGGCATTCCCATCTGGTTCAACCTCAGGCCATGGAATGGCAGAAGACGCGCTTTCCCGGCTGCGAGGCCAAGACCTTGCTGTTCGATCGCGGCACCGGCCTGATGACCGCCTTGATGCGCTTTGCGCCGGGATCGGTGCTGCCCGATCACGAGCATGTCGGCATCGAGCAGAGCTACGTGATCGAGGGCGCGCTCGTCGACAAGGAGGGGCCCGCCCAGGGCATCACCTGCAAGGCCGGCGAATTCATCTGGCGCGAGGCGGGCAGCCGGCACGCCGCATGGTGCCCGGACGGGGCGCTGATCCTTGCGATCTTCCAGGTGCCCAACAAGTTCTTCGAGGCCGATGGCCGCGTGGTCGACGCCTCCGGCCAGGACTGGGACGAGGCCTGGGGGCACACGGCGGCGCAGCGGGCACGGAGCGCCTAG